From Gimesia sp.:
ATGGCCAATCTGGCACGGGCACACGGAATTCCCTCCGAAGCCGTTCCGCCATTGATTCCCCGGGACTTGTTGAGTCCGGTGAATCGCAGATGTTGAAAGCAAACTATTAATCAGGATCAGTTATGAGCTACCAGGTTAACGAGAAAGAATTTGAGAATGTCATTCGGTTACCGTCCTTTGACCGTTACCAGTACTTTTTGAACAGGGTGGCGGACTGGGAAGAGGTCTGGAGTGTGGGCCACGCGGAGGGCTGGCGGATGATGAGCGATGCGGAGGAGACGGTCTGCATTCCGGTCTGGCCGGCGCGGGCGTTTGCGGAAGCCTGTTGTCAGGGGGACTGGTCCGGGGATGAGCCTCGGGTGATTTCGCTCGATGACTGGATGACCCGCTGGCTGCCCGGTATGTGTGACGACGGCAGAAAAGTGGCCGTCTTTCCCCTGCCCTCTGACCAGGGGCTGGTGTTGGAGGTAGAACGCTTGCGTGAAGATCTGGAGGAAACGCTGGAGCAGTATGGATAGCGGTGTGAAGACGTGCTTTCGCCGGGATTCCGGTTGTTGCTACAGCAACTGGTGGTCTACAATTTATGCTGGACTGGCGTCAAAGTTTTTGAGTGGGGAGATGTGATCATGTTGAGGTTGGGGTTTCGATGTCTGCTGGCGGGGGCGCTGCTGGTCTCTGTCTGCCAGGCCGATCCGGGGTCACGGCAGGTGGCTCCTGCGGATG
This genomic window contains:
- a CDS encoding DUF2750 domain-containing protein → MSYQVNEKEFENVIRLPSFDRYQYFLNRVADWEEVWSVGHAEGWRMMSDAEETVCIPVWPARAFAEACCQGDWSGDEPRVISLDDWMTRWLPGMCDDGRKVAVFPLPSDQGLVLEVERLREDLEETLEQYG